GTTGTGAACTCTGTTTGAGCATGGAACCCCTGAACTGAAGACCCAATACAAAAGTCACTTAAACCATTCCACTTCACACAGGTATCAGAGATAAGCAAGGTCAAACTCAATTTTGCTTCTTAGTTCTTCCACGACTCAACGAGTTTGATTAATGCTACACGAGATGACCCGCCCTCACACACTGTAGCCTTAGCTCCTTCTTTCAAAGCAATAACTCGTTCCCTAACAGTGGAGTTACTGTTTTCTGAGTCCATTAACTCTCTAACTCGCATCTCCACCTCTGTTGCACTCACAAACCCGTCCTCTGACTCGTTCATCCACAACGCCATTTTCACGTCCTCCACCAACACCATCCTGTTAAACCTTTGCTCCGCGTAAAGGGGCCACGCCACCATTGGCACTCCAGCACACACAGCTTCAAGCACCGAGTTCCATCCACAATGACTCACAAACCCACCCACCGAGTTGTGATTCAACACGGCCACCTGTGGTGCCCAGGACTTCACTACTAGTCCCCTCTCTTTCGTACGACGCAAGAAACCCTCAGGAAGTAACGAATCCAAATCTGGGTCAGGCTGAGTTGACACAGCCAAGCTATGATTTGCATCACCGCTAGGTGGATTACGCACCACCCATAAGAACCTGTGCCCACTATTTTCCAACCCTGAAGCTATCTCCTTCAACTGCTCTATAGAGAATAACCCCAAGCTTCCAAAGCACAAAAACACAACACTCTGACACGGTTGCGAGTCAAGCCAAGTTAAGCACTCGTGTGCCACGGCCTCATCTTCATTGTGACCACGACTTAATGGTCCAATGTAGTACACAGGGGGTGTAGGATTGTCCGGGACGCATAGCCCATCAGCTATTGCTTGAATAGCTCGTGGCTCCAATGATTCAAAGGTGTTGACAATTATTCCTGATGAATTAGCCAATGTTATTGAGCATTCTAGAAAGCACTCGTTATTGAGTAGTATTTTTGGCAAATCTGAGGATTGAAATGGTGGTACTCCAGGAACGTTAAGGATCTGGGATTTATTGAGGTCTTTGAAATTTGTGGTGCCATTTTTTTGGATGGTAGGGAGATATAGTTTATAAGTCAGAGCAGCTGCACCGGAAGTTGAAAAATGGTAGCCGGGGATGTTGAGATTGGCTGCAATGGAAAGAGCATTAGAGCAAAAGAAATCCATGATGAGTGCTTCAATGTTGTAGCTTTTGGAAATGGAAAGGAGGGATTGGTGGACATTGGGATTGTTAAGGTTTATGAACTCAAAGATAAGAGTTTCAATGGTGGAATTAGAGGTGTTGGGAGGAAGAGTAATGGGAGGGTGATGGTGAAAAGTGATGTATGGAGTGGTAGAAGACACAGCAGCTATGTATGGAGCTGTGGAGCTAGCTCCATACGGTACCGGAGCGATAAGAATGTGGATGGTGAGTGAAGGCTGGTGGGTGTGTATTAGTTTGCCTAGCTCTACCATGGGAATCAGGTGGCCGGCAGCTGGTGTTGTGTATAGAACTATGGCCTCCATAGCTAACGAGAAACTAGTGTGGGAGTGTCGGTATCCAATTCAATGGAGAAGATAAAACTTAATAGGAAATAGACAAATGATTGGTGGtctttcttttaaagaaaattatagtACTATTAGTACTATAGTcttttcaaattaatatatgtggTGACAAATTAATATGTATGATTAATTCAGCTAGACTTATTGTCATACTCGTTGTGCAGCGCAATGAAgtgctatataaaaaaaaaaatgccggGCTATTTTGGCTTATATTGGCGGTTTTTGGGCTATAGCTACAGTTTAAAAACACTACTATAGcccaattttttgtaataaaaaaaaaacatatacaattaATTAGTAGATTTTAACaacctaataaaaaaatatttaaattaatatatgattaattgtatttttttaatataatattcttTGTAAATTAACTTATGCTTTATAGTGGCCTGTTGCCttgctttttttaattttaagatgTTAGTgtgcataatttaaaaaaaaagaaaaagaaaggaaaaaaaactaatttaaaatataaaaaccggAAGTGCCATACATGCTGCCATTTAATATTATCTATGGTTGAGTTTCTTTAAGACTATAGTTAATTAAGTTAGTAGAAGAATATATCTCTCAAAACAAAGTTAGTAGAAGAATATTGTATAACTTTGGTTActaatgattcttttttttttttttttgaggaaatggTTACTAATGATTCCTACAATATTTTCCACGACCTTttgttttagaaataaaataatatttcttacACATCATTTTGAATTTATCTGCGGATCGATTCTTTGTCAAGTCCAATCATACCTATTAAAAAacttggtatttttctaattatatattttggtaATAATGGTGGCCTAATATTAAATAAACCTCTCATAAtacatacaaaaattataataaataaatagaatacAAATGTTCTTCAtgatcaaaaacaacaaaatcttcgcatccaaaaaaaaaaataacaacaacaaaatctttGTTGTATTTAAGGAAATAAATTTCATATGGGCCCAAATGTTCCCCAACACCAAGGTGAACCGGCTCATTTCGATCATTTCAGTAGTATCTTCATTTCAGATCGGCCCAATACCAAGGTGTACCGGCCCAAAAATTGAACTTGCCATCTTTGCATTGCAGTTTCTTCTTGTTCGGTGCCACTGTTTCTTTAGTTTCTGTGTTTTTGCTCTACATAGAAAGTAGAAACCAATGAGTTTTACTGCCAACAAACATCAATTGCTATATCTTTTACAGTTTTACTTTTCTTCTGTTATTTAAAAAACTTACTTAATGGGCAGACAAGTCTTCGgccttctcttcattttttattcttctaatTCATGGGAAATTGTTTTGTTATTGGGTAAATGAGCTCGGGCTTAAAATAGTTTGGACATGTTTGcataaaaaatagtaagaaattagattataattaaatataactaTATAAGTCAATATAGTATATACACATGTTTTTAAGGATCATTGAGCctaatttaattcatttttgctAGAACGTGTTCTAGATTCCGTTTGAGCAAAATCTTCAATCTTGCTCAGTGAATAGAAGTGGTTTCTAGAATTAcaaagtaaataacacaaaaTTACCACACTTTTCGTTATAGAATTAGCcaatattaaattttctaacaaaacatacaaaaatttacTCAGCGTTAATCGTAACTTAGACATTGAAAAGATTTATATTGAGAATTTCTCATCACGTTGACGAGTAATAGAATTTTCATAACTTTAGTATACAGCCATATGTTCCTCATGTTACATCAATCATCAATAGTATTTTACATCAATCATCAATTGAGTTTGTTAACGGGTACTCCACTTTATGTTCTCATGtacttaacatgcatatcaaatttcattcaaatcagatgttatttactattcgatcaataaatttattttttattatatacacaattttagataacaaaacttgaaattttaatatttgtttaatgatctttgattttcttgaaattttacaaacataaatgatataataagaatatttaatctaatggttaaatttttaaaatttccacTCAATATGAAGATCTATGAAGAGTTTGAAAagtttttctctaaactaatttgaaaagaaattttgttcaccaatatgaatattttttaaattaaatattatgttAGTGAAAACTAAATTGTTACATTTATGCAAGTTTAAGAACAAATTAGAAAGTGTCATTTCATGAAACTTTTAGTAGTATGTCGTTTTGTAAAATCTTAAAAGGGATTGGTTTAATTTACCcattttataataaatgctAGATATTGAACGGGTCGACCAAGTCAAAATTGGATTGATCAGATTAAAGTGGACTGTTATTCCTATTACATATACCATATTCTTTTGTTTGATCAGTTTAGGCGGGTTGATGGGTCTTGTTCAAATTTTATCAGGTCTAATCTAGAGTgtgagaagaagaataaaatcATGTTGATGAATGAGTGCTGACCTgcatttcagtttttattttacgGTTCTCTAGTTTCTTCTAAAGGTCTAAGACAACCGAGGGCCAGAAAGCAGGAGAGTGCAAAGTATGGAGTTCTTTCTAGTTTTTTCCTGAACAATATACGAGAGCTTTCTAGAGCGAAGATTAGAAATTTGTGTGGGGTGACTGGAACAGTCTTTTTGCTGATGGCAGCACATGGTTATGGAAAAAACCACACACTTGGGGCGAGTCATAACTTGGGGTATGGGGTAGATGGACACAACCTAGGAAATGACTTTGTACTTCCATGTAAAATAATGCCACCCCAGAACCAGAAACAGCATCTAAATGGACCAACAATGATTATGAAAACTTTGTCCATTCTATAATGTCTCTTATTGCTGTCCAGCTATTTAGCAACTTTAGTTCCCACTTCACTCCACCAGCCAATTTTtatattcaaagaaaaaaaaaacattcctCTTAGTATGATCCCCACTAGGACTAGTATATATACCCAAGAAAACAAAGTCCATTTACCCAACTCGGCTCACATCCAGAAACCACTTGAAGAAGTCTTAAACTAGTATCTAAAATCAGTGTATATGGCTGCttctttttcatattataattcaaatGTCTTTGTAGTGGCTGTGACCACGTCTCTTTTGGTTGGCTCCTTGTTAGTTGCCTTTGCTGGTAACTTCGACCAAGATGTTGATATCACATGGGGTGATGGCCGTGCTAAGATACTCAACAATGGCAAGCTTCTTACTCTCTCTCTTGACAAAACCTCTGGCTCGGGCTTCCAATCTAAGAATGAATACttgtttggaaaaattgatatgaAACTTAAGCTTGTCCCTGGCAATTCTGCTGGCACAGTCACTGCCTATTATGTAAGTTCATGTTCAAATATTTGTTGCTTAATTTATATAACTAAGTATAATGTTAAAATCACAATAAACTTCACagtttttttcacaacttattgAAGCGGTAGATTGTGATTAGTGTAACATTAATTTTATATCAGATAATTATTGACATATATTAATTAAGCTTGTCAGGTTggtaattgtgaaattttttctgTCATTATCTGACCAAGAGCCTTAATTTATACAAATATGTAAAAATCTTTATGTTGCAGTTACGCTCACAAGGTTCATCATGGGATGAGATAGACTTTGAGTTCTTAGGGAACCTGAGTGGTGATCCTTATATTGTCCATACTAATGTTTACACCCAAGGCAAGGGCGACAGAGAGCAGCAATTCTACCTCTGGTTCGACCCCGCGGCTGACTTTCACACCTATTCCATACTATGGAACCCAGGAAACATTATGTAAGTAATTAAGCATAAACGTACATGTAGTAGTGATTGTCTCACACTTTCAATGCCCATACTTTATACATCTACATCATTTAAAAAGTGTGTATATTgtatccacatttttttttcaaaatgtgtaCATAGATTGTGTGAATATTAGGATTGTGATacaataattttcttaaaaatatactCCATGATAAGCTCAATTGAGTAcatgatattttaaaatttatttttaagttgaaAAAGTAAACAGAtactttaaaattattgatttaagaaatatttttaataactttttatgtgaaaaaaaaagcaacttaattttttttgacaattttttatagttCTAATGAAAATGGTATCAAAACTTTTAGTATATTAACAAACTCCTAAGAACCTCCAttaactttttatcttttacaTTTTCACggtttgtatttatttttacatttcaCAGAGTACAAATTACCACGAttagaattataaatttaattttttttaaaaatgagaaTATCACTATTTTTGGGTGGCTTCTCCCATTGACTTGTGCATCATTGCTCTGTTTCTTTATTCAGATTCTACGTTGATGGTAGGCCAATTAGAGAGTTCAAGAACTTGCAGTCTTTTGGCATTCCTTACCCGAAGAACCAGTCAATGAGGGTGTACTCTAGCTTATGGAACGCTGATGATTGGGCCACAAGAGGAGGGCTTGTGAAGACGGACTGGACTCAAGCACCTTTCACTGCTTCCTTCAAGAGCTTCAATGCCAACGCTTGTATTTGGTCTAATGGTGTGTCTTCTTGTAGCTCATCCAACTCTACCAGTAATGCATGGCTCTCCCAAGAGCTCGATTCTAGGAGCCAAAAGAGGCTGACATGGGTGCAGAAGAATTACATGGTCTACAATTATTGCTCGGACACAAAGCGATTCCCTCAGGGCCTCCCACTGGAATGCACTGTCACCACCAAGGCATAGGATGCGAAAATCCATAGGAAAATTTTTTACGTGCTCAAGATATTGTTTCTATTGCACggaatttgttttctttgtgccattttgattattaaaaaGACAATAAAAGGACCATTTCTATAGTGGGATG
This genomic stretch from Castanea sativa cultivar Marrone di Chiusa Pesio chromosome 1, ASM4071231v1 harbors:
- the LOC142621605 gene encoding putative xyloglucan endotransglucosylase/hydrolase protein 23, producing the protein MAASFSYYNSNVFVVAVTTSLLVGSLLVAFAGNFDQDVDITWGDGRAKILNNGKLLTLSLDKTSGSGFQSKNEYLFGKIDMKLKLVPGNSAGTVTAYYLRSQGSSWDEIDFEFLGNLSGDPYIVHTNVYTQGKGDREQQFYLWFDPAADFHTYSILWNPGNIIFYVDGRPIREFKNLQSFGIPYPKNQSMRVYSSLWNADDWATRGGLVKTDWTQAPFTASFKSFNANACIWSNGVSSCSSSNSTSNAWLSQELDSRSQKRLTWVQKNYMVYNYCSDTKRFPQGLPLECTVTTKA
- the LOC142608103 gene encoding UDP-glycosyltransferase 88B1-like — its product is MEAIVLYTTPAAGHLIPMVELGKLIHTHQPSLTIHILIAPVPYGASSTAPYIAAVSSTTPYITFHHHPPITLPPNTSNSTIETLIFEFINLNNPNVHQSLLSISKSYNIEALIMDFFCSNALSIAANLNIPGYHFSTSGAAALTYKLYLPTIQKNGTTNFKDLNKSQILNVPGVPPFQSSDLPKILLNNECFLECSITLANSSGIIVNTFESLEPRAIQAIADGLCVPDNPTPPVYYIGPLSRGHNEDEAVAHECLTWLDSQPCQSVVFLCFGSLGLFSIEQLKEIASGLENSGHRFLWVVRNPPSGDANHSLAVSTQPDPDLDSLLPEGFLRRTKERGLVVKSWAPQVAVLNHNSVGGFVSHCGWNSVLEAVCAGVPMVAWPLYAEQRFNRMVLVEDVKMALWMNESEDGFVSATEVEMRVRELMDSENSNSTVRERVIALKEGAKATVCEGGSSRVALIKLVESWKN